A DNA window from Pirellulales bacterium contains the following coding sequences:
- a CDS encoding PQQ-dependent sugar dehydrogenase: MGYAWRILRPSLPRVQVLALWACVLLGVLIAAARLEAAYPTGPQITDRYDPGQINVAIQDYATAPNTASSQTDRTAAQVARINFMRSDPVDPNKYVVNDLNGNLYTLDKTTRQFTTFFNFASVFPNFDNNPGLAAGLVTIQFDPNFDGNPALPGYGEFYTTHTETVGNQSSFSEGVLTEWQISNPADFGNPADVSELSHREMLRVAYSSNIHPLGDIIFDPNAKPGDADYRMMYIASGDGAAGESGNPATRAQDQMLNNYLGKVLRILPNGVADTTPYAIPSDNPFASAAFTSTGAKGEIWAYGFRNPHRLSWDPQSNQLIVDNIGLHSYEEVNFVTKGQNYGYSSLEGNQVLSSSSNQVTNAPLPATLPLTISPGVTSGSIVPTYPVVQYSHEDGDAVSSGFVYHGAGIPQLDGKYVFGDITSGRLFYVDYAAMLAQESLNAPLPTSDIHELNLLENGSPIRLFDLVHSTFDLRNDGVADGDVLPGADSSLVTAGDDPYGVAYGGGRADIRLIEGDDGEIYIISKSDGMIRELVAVPEPAAFVLLELGGSCLALAGARSARRKKNDCHDSRSNSTSSS; the protein is encoded by the coding sequence ATGGGTTATGCGTGGCGGATATTGCGGCCTTCGTTGCCGCGAGTGCAAGTTCTTGCATTGTGGGCGTGCGTGCTCCTGGGCGTGTTAATTGCGGCCGCGCGTTTGGAAGCGGCTTATCCCACGGGGCCGCAAATTACCGATCGGTACGATCCCGGTCAGATCAACGTGGCGATTCAAGATTACGCCACGGCTCCCAATACGGCGTCTTCTCAAACCGATCGCACGGCGGCCCAAGTGGCGCGAATCAACTTCATGCGCTCCGACCCGGTCGATCCCAATAAATATGTCGTCAATGATTTGAACGGTAATTTATACACGCTCGACAAAACCACGCGGCAGTTCACCACGTTTTTTAATTTCGCCAGTGTGTTCCCCAACTTCGACAACAACCCCGGCCTGGCCGCCGGCTTGGTGACCATTCAGTTCGATCCGAACTTCGACGGCAATCCCGCGCTGCCCGGCTATGGCGAATTTTACACCACGCACACCGAAACCGTCGGCAACCAAAGTAGTTTTTCTGAAGGCGTGCTGACCGAGTGGCAAATCTCCAACCCGGCCGATTTCGGCAACCCCGCCGATGTTTCCGAACTGAGCCATCGCGAAATGTTGCGCGTGGCCTACAGCTCCAACATTCATCCGCTGGGAGATATTATTTTCGACCCGAACGCAAAGCCCGGCGATGCTGATTATCGCATGATGTACATTGCCAGCGGCGACGGCGCGGCGGGCGAAAGCGGAAATCCAGCCACGCGCGCCCAGGACCAAATGCTCAACAATTATTTGGGCAAAGTGTTGCGCATTTTGCCCAATGGCGTTGCCGACACCACGCCGTACGCCATTCCCAGCGATAACCCCTTCGCTTCGGCGGCGTTCACTTCCACGGGAGCCAAAGGCGAAATTTGGGCCTACGGCTTCCGCAATCCGCATCGGCTAAGTTGGGATCCGCAAAGCAACCAGCTAATTGTCGACAACATCGGGCTGCATTCGTACGAGGAAGTGAACTTCGTCACCAAAGGGCAGAACTACGGTTATTCGTCGTTGGAAGGAAACCAGGTGCTCAGCAGCTCGTCGAATCAAGTCACCAACGCGCCGCTGCCGGCCACGTTGCCGCTGACCATCAGCCCCGGCGTAACCAGCGGCAGTATTGTTCCCACGTATCCGGTGGTGCAGTACAGCCACGAAGATGGGGACGCCGTTTCCAGCGGCTTTGTTTATCACGGCGCGGGCATTCCGCAGCTCGACGGCAAATACGTGTTTGGCGACATCACGTCCGGCCGGTTGTTCTATGTTGATTACGCCGCGATGCTGGCGCAAGAAAGCCTGAATGCACCGCTGCCGACCTCCGACATTCACGAATTGAACCTGCTAGAGAACGGATCGCCCATTCGCTTGTTCGATCTGGTGCATTCCACCTTCGATTTGCGAAATGACGGCGTGGCCGATGGCGACGTATTGCCCGGCGCAGATTCCAGCCTGGTGACCGCCGGCGACGATCCGTACGGAGTGGCTTACGGCGGGGGGCGGGCAGATATTCGCCTGATTGAAGGAGACGACGGCGAAATTTACATCATCAGCAAAAGCGACGGTATGATTCGCGAACTGGTGGCTGTGCCGGAGCCGGCGGCGTTTGTTCTTTTGGAATTAGGCGGTAGCTGCTTGGCCTTGGCAGGCGCTCGAAGCGCTCGCCGAAAGAAAAACGACTGCCACGATTCGCGCTCAAACTCAACTTCGTCGTCTTAA
- a CDS encoding autotransporter-associated beta strand repeat-containing protein produces the protein MRNRCAQSSSFTALTASAILLCCACISHATTLTWDASGTNPATPTDGSGNWDAQTAANWSNGATDVVWDNLSTAVFGANNEAAGTVTIDDTTGTVSAAGVTFNAAGSGNYTIAGSASDTLTLTAPTITVAAGLSPTISAPVVGTSGLTLVGADASPTLTLSGNNNYSGTTQVSAGTLTVASGGNLGVAANALLFGNAGGTIATSANAILNSGVTVASFNDTTESTGVTTTGALVIASGQTATVSGTFTVGVVQSNLATNTNQTLTSYTGAFNSANNGTGGELDVNGAMTVGANPGGANKFTATIDFTAYSTFKLNAPATTLNIGNGLNIAGVVSLASGANSANTINVATISLGTSGSSNAQTGSKLNLGSGSNAIEASTINVGTGKSSGAIQFGSSSGSVTIAGTGGSGTSNITIGNQTSGTATSSTSSLLLAGHSATVQAGTLLVGQGNGDTAGTANASVTFDTGTFNVSTLNIGFVLGSSTQPGGATGAVTVGGASPNNTATGVFNVGSVSSAGTFVLGKDTNTNASPGTATATFTINGGTANVFGTNITNASTKGTTVSTLNLSSGLLDMHGNSIGGAVVNSGNGPIAVNFPATSNTATLANLAGGGINAAGLNMNTAGKLILAGTDTYSNNTSVSNGILQLDGAYTGTGTFNVTGGTLQGKGSTVGAVSISSAAFLAPGDSINTIGVGSASLAGTLNIELNDADSNIVDLLNDSGNLDISAGTSAVTFSVTGTPGGSAYVFAKYGSLTGTAFGTVNNLPTGYQINYSYNDGVSSNNIALVPVPEPAALVLAAVGGLSLMVCRRKKSAARA, from the coding sequence ATGAGAAATCGCTGCGCGCAGTCTTCCTCTTTCACGGCACTTACGGCCAGTGCCATCCTACTCTGTTGTGCCTGCATTTCGCACGCCACGACACTTACTTGGGACGCTAGCGGAACCAATCCGGCAACGCCGACCGATGGCTCCGGCAACTGGGATGCTCAAACTGCCGCCAATTGGTCCAACGGCGCTACAGACGTAGTGTGGGATAATCTCAGCACCGCTGTGTTCGGCGCCAACAATGAAGCGGCGGGCACCGTCACGATTGATGACACCACTGGCACGGTCAGCGCCGCGGGAGTCACCTTCAACGCGGCCGGCAGCGGTAATTACACGATTGCCGGCAGTGCCAGCGACACGCTTACATTGACCGCTCCCACAATCACTGTCGCTGCGGGACTTAGCCCCACGATCAGCGCTCCCGTTGTGGGCACAAGCGGCCTTACGCTAGTTGGCGCCGATGCCTCACCCACCTTAACTCTTAGCGGAAACAATAACTATTCCGGAACCACGCAAGTCAGCGCGGGAACACTCACCGTGGCTTCCGGCGGCAATTTGGGGGTAGCCGCCAATGCACTATTATTTGGCAATGCTGGCGGCACCATCGCCACGTCGGCCAACGCAATTTTGAATAGTGGCGTGACGGTCGCCAGCTTCAACGACACCACCGAATCGACCGGCGTTACGACCACGGGCGCCCTGGTTATTGCTAGCGGCCAAACCGCGACGGTGAGCGGCACGTTCACCGTGGGCGTGGTGCAAAGCAATCTGGCGACGAACACGAATCAAACACTCACCAGTTACACCGGCGCATTTAATTCCGCCAACAATGGCACCGGCGGCGAATTAGATGTGAACGGCGCCATGACGGTCGGGGCTAATCCTGGCGGGGCCAACAAGTTCACGGCCACGATTGATTTCACGGCCTACAGCACATTTAAATTAAACGCTCCAGCCACGACGCTGAACATTGGCAACGGACTTAACATTGCGGGCGTCGTATCGCTGGCCAGCGGCGCCAACAGTGCCAATACCATCAATGTTGCTACGATCAGCCTTGGCACCAGTGGATCGAGCAATGCTCAAACAGGGAGCAAGTTGAACTTGGGTTCGGGGAGCAATGCCATCGAGGCCAGCACAATTAACGTTGGCACGGGAAAATCCAGCGGTGCCATTCAATTTGGTTCCAGCAGCGGCTCGGTCACCATTGCGGGCACAGGCGGTTCAGGCACGTCGAACATCACGATCGGCAACCAAACCAGCGGCACTGCAACCAGCAGCACTAGTTCGCTGTTGTTGGCTGGCCACAGTGCAACAGTTCAGGCAGGAACGCTGCTGGTTGGTCAGGGCAATGGCGATACGGCAGGCACAGCCAATGCCTCGGTGACTTTCGATACGGGTACATTCAATGTGAGCACGTTGAATATCGGTTTTGTATTGGGTTCCTCCACGCAGCCCGGCGGAGCAACCGGCGCGGTTACTGTGGGCGGCGCCAGTCCCAACAACACCGCCACGGGCGTGTTCAACGTGGGATCGGTGAGTTCGGCCGGCACGTTCGTCCTTGGCAAAGATACCAACACGAACGCTTCACCCGGCACGGCCACGGCCACGTTCACTATCAACGGCGGAACGGCCAATGTGTTTGGCACTAATATCACCAACGCCAGCACCAAGGGGACGACCGTTTCCACGTTGAACCTGAGCAGCGGCCTACTCGACATGCACGGAAATTCCATCGGCGGCGCAGTGGTCAACAGCGGCAATGGACCCATCGCGGTGAACTTCCCGGCAACCAGCAACACGGCGACCCTTGCCAATTTGGCCGGCGGCGGCATCAATGCGGCCGGTCTGAATATGAACACTGCCGGCAAACTGATTCTGGCCGGCACCGACACCTACTCCAATAACACCAGCGTGAGCAATGGCATTTTGCAACTTGACGGCGCCTACACAGGAACCGGAACTTTCAACGTCACCGGCGGTACGCTGCAGGGGAAGGGTTCCACCGTCGGTGCTGTCTCGATTTCCTCCGCCGCTTTCCTCGCGCCGGGCGACAGCATCAACACCATTGGCGTGGGTTCTGCCTCGCTGGCCGGCACGCTCAACATTGAACTGAACGACGCCGATTCCAACATCGTTGACCTGCTCAATGACAGTGGCAACTTGGATATTAGCGCAGGCACGTCGGCTGTGACGTTCAGTGTCACCGGTACGCCCGGCGGCTCGGCTTATGTGTTCGCCAAGTACGGCAGCCTGACGGGAACTGCTTTCGGCACGGTCAACAACCTGCCGACCGGCTACCAGATTAATTACAGCTACAACGATGGCGTCAGCAGCAATAACATTGCCCTGGTTCCCGTCCCGGAACCGGCCGCCCTCGTGCTGGCAGCCGTGGGTGGATTGAGCTTGATGGTTTGCCGGCGTAAGAAATCCGCGGCCCGGGCTTAA